TTTTTGATAATTGAGCGCTATCTTGCATTCGTAAAAGTTTAACTATGGCTACAACAATAACGGTAAAGCCTGCAAAGCATTCTAGGATGGTAAATGCTGGGGTTTTATTAATACTCTACAATCTGATTTTTTTTGTGGGAACCTCAAGGTCTGCATCTTCGGACATGTTTATGTTAGGCAATGATGCTACCTCATATTGGGATATTGTTCAGGGACTGGTGAGCATTGCAGTGATTATTGGCGGAGCCATTTGGTGTGGTATCGTTGCGTCAAACTTAAATAGGAATATTCTGTTCTGGATAATTTTTGGTGCGCTGTTTACCCCATTAGCATTGATTATTCTAGGATTACTCGATTCTAGGCTTGCTAATCAGGAGGCTCAGGAGATAATGGCGAAGTTACGATCTCAATACTTGCAAGAGGTGGAGGTGTTCAACCAACGTTACAGGAAAAGCGAACTCTCTTGGGAGGCCAGTCAAGCATCGATTGCCAAAATCAGAGAGAAATATGACGCCATGTTGCATGCCGAGCTGGATCGGCTGGATCGAATTGCACAAAAGCAGCATGATAAGTCAGTCATTGATTTGGTGGAGGGCGATGGCGTTCCGGTTGAAGTAATTGATACATGCCCTGCCTGTGGGGCCAAGTTGGCTGATAACGATAATGTTTGCCCAGATTGCGGATTAAATCTGGGATAGAAACGAGGCACCAGCTTGTAATTCTTTTACCTCTGACTTCCCTTTTTTTTACCTTTTGGTTATTACGGTACAAAAAAAAATGAAAATTTGGGAATGAAGGGGATTTTAAAACCATTCGGTTATTGCGGTGCATGGAAATGCTGGTTCAATGAACACTATTTGTACGTGCACCGCCCGCATTTTATGGGCCTTTGGTTCCGGGGGTTGACACCCCCAGCTATTACATTGTCACCTCTTCGAGGTTATGTTCTATTGTTTTGATGCGAGATGGAATAGAATGAAATATTTTTTGTCCAAACATCCGTATTAGCGTCTCTGACTTCCTCTACTTCTCCTCCTTCAACAATCCCGGTCGAAGTCGCTGAGTTCGTTCCGTGGCTTGCTCCATCTGCCACTTCTCTATTTCGGGGAAGTTGCCCGAGAGCAAAATTTCGGGAACCTTCCAGCCGTTAAATTCAGCTGGACGGGTGTAGGCCGGAGGGGCAAGCAGGTTATCTTGAAAGGAGTCGGTGAGGGCAGAGGTTTCGTCGGAGAGCACGCCA
This Williamwhitmania sp. DNA region includes the following protein-coding sequences:
- a CDS encoding zinc ribbon domain-containing protein codes for the protein MATTITVKPAKHSRMVNAGVLLILYNLIFFVGTSRSASSDMFMLGNDATSYWDIVQGLVSIAVIIGGAIWCGIVASNLNRNILFWIIFGALFTPLALIILGLLDSRLANQEAQEIMAKLRSQYLQEVEVFNQRYRKSELSWEASQASIAKIREKYDAMLHAELDRLDRIAQKQHDKSVIDLVEGDGVPVEVIDTCPACGAKLADNDNVCPDCGLNLG